The Oncorhynchus tshawytscha isolate Ot180627B linkage group LG20, Otsh_v2.0, whole genome shotgun sequence genome has a window encoding:
- the LOC112219807 gene encoding stanniocalcin: protein MLAKFGLCAVFLVLGTAATFDTDPEEASPRRARFSSNSPSDVARCLNGALAVGCGTFACLENSTCDTDGMHDICELFFHTAATFNTQGKTFVKESLRCIANGVTSKVFQTIRRCGVFQRMISEVQEECYSRLDICGVARSNPEAIGEVVQVPAHFPNRYYSTLLQSLLACDEETVAVVRAGLVARLGPDMETLFQLLQNKHCPQGSNQGPNSAPAGWRWPMGSPPSFKIQPSMRGRDPTHLFARKRSVEALEREME, encoded by the exons ATGCTCGCAAAATTCGGCCTGTGCGCGGTCTTCCTCGTCCTGGGAACTGCCGCCACCTTCGACACCGACCCGGAGGAAGCTTCTCCTCGCCGTGCACGCTTCTCATCCAACAGCCCCT cggaTGTGGCTCGGTGTTTGAATGGCGCTCTAGCCGTGGGATGTGGTACATTTGCCTGCCTGGAGAATTCTACCTGTGACACTGATGGCATGCACGATATCTGTGAACTGTTCTTTCACACCGCAGCAACCTTTAACACACAG ggtAAGACATTTGTAAAGGAGAGTCTGAGGTGTATTGCCAACGGCGTCACGTCTAAAGTCTTTCAGACCATCAGGCGCTGTGGAGTCTTCCAGAGGATGATTTCTGAG gtccAGGAGGAGTGTTACAGTAGACTGGACATCTGTGGTGTGGCTCGCTCTAACCCTGAGGCCATTGGAGAGGTGGTGCAGGTCCCTGCACACTTCCCCAACAG gtacTACAGCACTCTGCTCCAGTCCCTGCTAGCCTGTGATGAGGAGACAGTGGCTGTGGTCAGGGCAGGGCTTGTTGCTAGGCTGGGGCCAGACATGGAAACTCTCTTCCAGTTGCTGCAGAACAAACACTGCCCCCAGGGTTCTAACCAGGGTCCTAACTCAGCCCCCGCTGGCTGGCGCTGGCCAATGGGGTCGCCTCCTTCCTTCAAGATCCAGCCCAGCATGAGAGGAAGAGACCCCACCCACCTATTCGCTAGGAAACGCTCTGTGGAGgcattggagagagagatggagtag